Below is a window of Salvelinus sp. IW2-2015 unplaced genomic scaffold, ASM291031v2 Un_scaffold1316, whole genome shotgun sequence DNA.
aaaaaaatcttacttGCATAGGGTTCCTCCCCAAACGTCATGATCTCATACAGCAAGATGCCGAAAGACCACACGTCGTTCTTGATGGTGAACCTTTTGCTGGCAATGGCCTCAGGAGCCATCCATCTGACAGGGAAACATCCACCCTCACTAGCTCTATAATATKCACTGTTCGGGCTGCCAGGTGTGGCTCTTATTAAGACCCTGGCAAGGCCAAAGTCAGCCACCTTGTAGACATTCTCTCCAACCAGCACATTCCTGGCTGCCAGGTCCCTGTGGAGGTACAGTTTATTCTCTAGATAATCCATCCCACAAGCCACCTGGACTGCCATCTGAATCTGGTGGGAGATATCTAGAGGTTTATCATTTTCTGTGTAACAGGGAAGGAAAGCACAATGAGAAAAAGTCTCAGACAATTCAATGACATGAAGGGTATAATTTTCACTTTTTGATTTMAAAGGAACTAGTAGAAATTTGCAAGCTCATATTTTCACAGATATAACTTTTCAAAAATAATTCTGTACTACACTTGTTGAAAATGTCCTATAGtcagtaaagtacttaagtagtcctttaaagtatttttacataagtcatttttgggggtatctagtttactttatttatattttgactattttgactttaatacattcataaagaaaatgtactttttaacaccatacattttccctgacaatcaacagttacattttgaatggttagcaggacaggaaaattgtctaattcacacacttattaggagaacatccctggtgatccatactgcatctgatctggtggacacatgcttcatttgtaaatgatgtccgaGTGTTgaagcatgcccctggctatccataaataaaaacaagaaaagggTGCCACCTGGTTTGCTTtacataaggaatttgaaaagaCTTACACTTTCGATACTTAggaatattttagcaattacatttacttttgatacttaagtatatttaaaatcaaatactaaGACTTCTCAAGTGGTATTTTATTGGGGGACTTTCAGTTTTACTTAGTCATtatctattaaggtatctttacttttactcaagtatgacaatgaggtac
It encodes the following:
- the LOC112070413 gene encoding tyrosine-protein kinase SRK2-like, yielding MNLQEFLREAQIMKTMEHPNIIKLLAVCTKEPIYIITELMENGSLLEYLRKNDKPLDISHQIQMAVQVACGMDYLENKLYLHRDLAARNVLVGENVYKVADFGLARVLIRATPGSPNSXYYRASEGGCFPVRWMAPEAIASKRFTIKNDVWSFGILLYEIMTFGEEPYANIGDIEMIRRVRRGYRMPRPISCPENMYQIMSACWKTQANDRPLFESLQTMLSDLQ